The Methanocella arvoryzae MRE50 genome includes a region encoding these proteins:
- a CDS encoding class I SAM-dependent methyltransferase: MTDEKVLAASNFDHNPPVAHNQYDDSIRLFTAAYEPLFDMAHASLRSIAGETAGILIVGAGTGMEICTFGQKSSGWHFTGVDPSAEMLAISGKKIAEKGLSERVELVNGYCDDLPESCLYDGATCILVMHFLPDDGSKLRLLQSISRHLKRGAPLILVDDTGEPKSEEFWRTVDAWRTYVKTKGADPKLVDEGFSGQILKRLHFVPEGRIYELLDQAGFEKPSRFFTAFLYCGWVAVKN, translated from the coding sequence ATGACCGACGAGAAGGTGCTGGCAGCATCCAATTTCGATCACAACCCGCCCGTGGCACACAACCAGTACGACGACTCGATAAGGCTGTTCACAGCTGCCTATGAGCCGCTGTTCGACATGGCCCACGCCAGCCTTCGCTCTATTGCGGGTGAAACTGCCGGCATATTGATCGTCGGCGCCGGCACTGGCATGGAGATCTGCACCTTCGGTCAGAAGTCCAGTGGCTGGCATTTTACTGGCGTAGATCCATCCGCTGAGATGCTGGCCATATCCGGAAAAAAGATCGCCGAAAAGGGGCTGTCAGAGCGTGTCGAGCTTGTCAATGGCTATTGCGATGATCTACCTGAAAGCTGCCTGTACGATGGGGCTACCTGCATCCTGGTTATGCACTTCCTGCCCGACGACGGTTCCAAGCTACGGCTGCTCCAGAGCATCAGCCGGCATCTGAAACGCGGCGCCCCCCTCATCTTAGTCGACGACACCGGCGAACCGAAAAGCGAGGAATTCTGGCGGACAGTCGATGCATGGAGAACTTACGTCAAGACAAAAGGCGCCGACCCGAAGCTCGTGGACGAGGGCTTCAGTGGCCAGATCCTGAAGCGCCTCCACTTCGTGCCCGAGGGCAGAATCTACGAACTGCTCGACCAGGCCGGGTTCGAGAAGCCGTCCCGGTTCTTTACAGCTTTCCTGTACTGCGGGTGGGTGGCTGTAAAAAATTGA
- a CDS encoding TetR/AcrR family transcriptional regulator, whose translation MSDSAHEKREAIINAALKLFTERGFDNTPTALISQEAGVATGTLFRYYPTKEELINSTYIIAKNRFAAAMARGLEEETTLEARLRRIWGNTIRWGLESPQELLFLEQFLSSPYITKITEEEAMKKFAFLTELIEEGIAEGKLRDIHRGLIFDMLFSANRAVIKKILTHGMQDQTDMLIEGSFELVWSGLSKSQ comes from the coding sequence ATGTCAGACAGCGCACACGAGAAAAGAGAGGCGATCATTAATGCGGCGCTCAAGCTCTTTACTGAAAGGGGCTTCGACAATACGCCGACGGCGCTGATCTCGCAGGAAGCGGGAGTCGCCACTGGCACGCTGTTCAGGTATTATCCCACAAAGGAGGAGCTGATCAACAGCACGTACATCATCGCCAAGAATCGCTTTGCGGCGGCGATGGCCAGAGGCCTGGAGGAAGAAACGACCCTTGAGGCCAGGCTGCGCCGCATATGGGGTAACACTATTCGCTGGGGACTGGAGAGCCCGCAGGAATTGCTGTTTCTGGAGCAGTTTTTATCCTCCCCGTACATTACGAAGATTACGGAAGAGGAGGCGATGAAGAAGTTCGCGTTCCTGACCGAGCTGATAGAAGAGGGCATAGCTGAAGGTAAGCTGCGGGACATCCACCGGGGGCTGATCTTCGACATGCTATTCAGCGCTAACAGGGCAGTGATCAAGAAGATCCTGACGCACGGGATGCAGGACCAGACGGACATGCTGATAGAAGGCTCTTTCGAGCTTGTCTGGAGTGGCTTATCGAAATCGCAGTGA
- a CDS encoding aldo/keto reductase yields the protein MQYRTMKSTGDKLSILGFGCMRLPRKGIGIDEERAVKQIRSAIDQGVNYLDTALLYPGSEALVGKALADGYREKVKLATKLPPAQVKKTEDMEKLLDVQLQKLQTDHIDYYLFHSITASDWKRLKDLGAADFVRKARADGRIRHIGFSTHSGIADFKQIVDDYAWDFCQIQYNILDETNQAGKAGLEYAAARGLGVVIMEPLRGGSLARAPPKEIQAIWDEAEVKRSPAEWALRWVWDHPEVTVVLSGMNDEKHIEENLRAAGEALPRSLSAKEIALVNRVKEAYRKKLKVGCTGCQYCMPCPAGVNIPGCFESYNNLYLGSPLQTKIMYMNHAGGGMDGTSPKALASQCIGCGKCVKKCTQHIDIPAELKQAAKELEGLDVKLMALFIRPLLGAFMRFSRWSNVRKARAK from the coding sequence ATGCAGTACAGGACGATGAAGTCCACGGGGGATAAACTCTCGATCTTAGGGTTCGGCTGTATGAGGCTGCCGAGAAAAGGCATAGGCATCGATGAGGAGAGGGCGGTAAAACAGATCCGCTCCGCCATAGACCAGGGCGTCAACTACCTCGATACCGCTCTGCTCTACCCGGGCAGCGAAGCGCTCGTCGGAAAAGCGCTGGCGGACGGTTACCGGGAGAAGGTCAAGCTAGCTACCAAGCTGCCTCCGGCCCAGGTTAAAAAGACAGAGGACATGGAAAAGCTCCTCGACGTGCAGCTCCAGAAGCTACAGACCGATCACATCGACTATTACCTGTTCCACAGCATTACTGCCTCCGACTGGAAGAGGCTGAAAGACCTCGGAGCGGCAGACTTCGTCCGGAAGGCCAGGGCTGACGGCCGCATCCGGCACATAGGCTTTTCCACCCACAGTGGAATTGCAGATTTCAAGCAGATCGTTGACGACTACGCCTGGGACTTCTGCCAGATCCAGTACAACATACTGGACGAGACCAACCAGGCCGGCAAAGCAGGGCTGGAGTACGCTGCCGCCAGAGGCCTGGGCGTGGTGATCATGGAACCCCTCAGGGGAGGCAGCCTGGCGAGGGCGCCGCCGAAGGAGATCCAGGCGATCTGGGACGAAGCCGAAGTGAAGAGATCCCCCGCAGAATGGGCCCTGCGATGGGTATGGGACCACCCGGAAGTCACCGTGGTCCTGAGCGGCATGAACGACGAGAAGCACATCGAAGAGAACCTCAGGGCAGCCGGCGAGGCATTACCACGTTCGCTGTCGGCGAAAGAGATAGCCCTGGTGAACCGGGTGAAGGAAGCCTACCGGAAGAAGCTGAAGGTAGGCTGCACCGGCTGCCAGTACTGCATGCCCTGCCCCGCAGGCGTAAATATCCCCGGCTGCTTCGAGAGCTACAATAACCTGTACCTCGGCAGCCCGCTACAGACGAAGATCATGTACATGAACCACGCGGGCGGAGGCATGGATGGAACGAGCCCGAAAGCCCTGGCCTCCCAGTGCATCGGCTGCGGCAAATGCGTGAAAAAGTGCACCCAGCACATCGACATACCCGCCGAGCTGAAACAGGCGGCCAAAGAGCTGGAAGGCCTCGATGTGAAGCTGATGGCCCTATTCATCAGGCCGCTCCTGGGAGCTTTCATGAGGTTCTCCCGCTGGAGCAACGTCCGCAAAGCCCGGGCGAAATAA